The genomic region TGCTTTCTGATTTGCTTCGTAACTGCGCTGAACTTCAATCATGTCTACCATCTCGCGTACAGCATTTACATTTGATTTTTCCAGAAACCCCTGAACAACCTTGTATTCTTCTGCTGGAAGTGCAGGGCCTGAATACTCGGTTTCACGGTAAAGAGATTCGCCTTCTTTTTTCAATTCGCGAATATTTTCAAAATCAACAATTTTAAGTTTGTCAATAACCACAGGCTGTTCCCAGTTATTCTGTGTCATGCCTACAAGATCAGTTGGTTCAAGCGAAAGGGCAGCATTAACAAGTATTTCGCCACGTTCATTAATCATAAAATTGTTCTTTTGTAATTTAATGATGCCATTTTCACCAAGGACTGGCAGCCCATTATGAGTGACGAGTATACCGTCTTTATTCAGTGTGAAAGCGCCATTGCGGGTATATCGTTCACCACGTTCGGTCATTACAGCAAAAAAACCCTTGCCATCAAGTGCAACATCAAATGGGTTTTCCGTACGCATAAGTGAACCCTGTTCATAGAGTGTATATACTTCATTGACTTCGACACCGGTACCTAATTTGCCAACAAATGGCA from Spirochaetota bacterium harbors:
- the flgF gene encoding flagellar basal-body rod protein FlgF is translated as MVRGLYTGASGMIAQEARLDAIANNLANVDKTAYKKDLTLFKAFPDMIIRRLNDDGLGITPAGSYDTMPFVGKLGTGVEVNEVYTLYEQGSLMRTENPFDVALDGKGFFAVMTERGERYTRNGAFTLNKDGILVTHNGLPVLGENGIIKLQKNNFMINERGEILVNAALSLEPTDLVGMTQNNWEQPVVIDKLKIVDFENIRELKKEGESLYRETEYSGPALPAEEYKVVQGFLEKSNVNAVREMVDMIEVQRSYEANQKAMLTHDQELGRLINEVAR